The proteins below come from a single Crossiella sp. CA-258035 genomic window:
- a CDS encoding GGDEF domain-containing protein, translated as MAARTFRVLTTTALAGLALLVVVTSSGMLSWWASMITDKAFQLVAALFAVFGYAWTARGRTGVGRRWRWWMAAASVGLAFGLGALTVGSVFGMSRTIAILASVAFVVAPLLSMAGMVEFARGEHSEVAAPVMKRRYGGAMLLVDALIILGSLSFLVWVASAIPSGAPRSWFNGGAGMITLLIHPAAYVVLLGVVATLSRVRLPARQLPVVFLSISFACQSASGWLFAYLISKGTGHVPPIADIGFMAGTLVFALAPWAPVEQKPGGRESVRLQAGDYLHLVVPYVPLVITGVFIAIGTALGIQLGIWQVYLGLFCVGLIMIRQLLTSADNMRLLKRLQDSQRQLEYQAYHDSLTGLANRVVFRDRLAKAINSRIEEHRPLMLLFIDVDDFKAVNDRFGHAAGDAVLRAVGERLRGCVVATDTVARLGGDEFGVLLDGTEYPPEEVGERVLAALQVPYAIAGQQHVARASIGVVCLTVFEHDLTADKLLGLADAAMYTAKRRGKARLIVHGTGVEVTAEGQDQSRPLGVSR; from the coding sequence ATGGCCGCACGAACGTTCCGTGTGCTGACCACGACGGCCCTGGCCGGGCTGGCGCTGCTGGTGGTCGTCACCAGCTCGGGGATGCTCTCCTGGTGGGCATCGATGATCACGGACAAGGCGTTCCAGCTGGTGGCGGCGCTGTTCGCGGTGTTCGGGTACGCCTGGACCGCACGCGGCCGCACCGGTGTCGGACGCAGGTGGCGGTGGTGGATGGCCGCGGCCAGTGTCGGCCTGGCCTTCGGGCTGGGGGCGCTGACCGTCGGCTCGGTGTTCGGGATGAGCCGGACCATCGCCATTCTCGCCTCGGTCGCCTTTGTCGTGGCGCCTTTGCTGTCCATGGCCGGCATGGTCGAGTTCGCCAGGGGTGAGCATTCCGAGGTGGCCGCGCCGGTGATGAAGCGGCGCTACGGCGGCGCGATGCTGCTGGTGGACGCGCTGATCATCCTCGGCTCGCTGTCCTTCCTGGTCTGGGTGGCCTCGGCCATCCCGAGCGGGGCGCCGCGGTCCTGGTTCAACGGCGGGGCCGGGATGATCACGCTGCTGATCCACCCGGCCGCCTACGTGGTGCTGCTCGGCGTGGTGGCCACCCTGTCCCGGGTGCGCCTGCCGGCCCGGCAGCTGCCGGTGGTGTTCCTGAGCATCTCCTTCGCCTGCCAGTCCGCCTCCGGGTGGCTGTTCGCCTACCTGATCTCCAAGGGCACCGGGCACGTGCCGCCGATCGCCGACATCGGCTTCATGGCCGGCACCCTGGTCTTCGCGCTGGCGCCGTGGGCGCCGGTGGAGCAGAAGCCGGGCGGGCGGGAGTCGGTCCGGCTCCAGGCCGGGGACTACCTGCACTTGGTGGTGCCGTACGTGCCGCTGGTGATCACCGGCGTGTTCATCGCGATCGGCACCGCGCTGGGCATCCAGCTCGGCATCTGGCAGGTCTACCTCGGGCTGTTCTGCGTCGGGCTGATCATGATCCGCCAACTGCTGACCTCCGCGGACAACATGCGGCTGCTCAAGCGCCTGCAGGACAGCCAGCGACAGCTGGAGTACCAGGCCTACCACGACTCGCTCACCGGGCTGGCCAACCGGGTCGTCTTCCGGGACCGGCTGGCCAAGGCGATCAACAGCCGGATCGAGGAACACCGGCCGCTGATGCTGCTGTTCATCGACGTGGACGACTTCAAGGCCGTCAATGACAGGTTCGGACACGCCGCCGGTGACGCGGTGCTGCGCGCGGTCGGCGAACGGCTCCGCGGCTGCGTGGTCGCCACCGACACGGTGGCCCGGCTCGGCGGGGACGAGTTCGGCGTGCTGCTCGACGGCACCGAGTACCCGCCGGAGGAGGTCGGCGAGCGGGTGCTGGCCGCGTTGCAGGTGCCGTACGCGATCGCCGGGCAGCAGCACGTGGCCAGGGCGAGCATCGGCGTGGTGTGCCTGACCGTGTTCGAGCACGACCTGACCGCGGACAAGCTGCTCGGCCTGGCCGACGCGGCGATGTACACCGCCAAGCGGCGCGGCAAGGCCAGGCTCATCGTGCACGGCACCGGGGTTGAGGTCACCGCCGAGGGGCAGGACCAGTCGCGTCCACTGGGTGTCAGCCGCTGA
- a CDS encoding ABC transporter substrate-binding protein has translation MRRSSSRLRGVASLLVLSLVFAGCTAGNLATAPADPNTVSIGFTAEPQNFDFTRTDGAAISQVLLGNVYEGLVRRDDGGRIVPGLAEKWEISPEGTVYDFWLRPNVRFANGAPFTAEDVKFSLERVRTDWAVSLKSTMDVLKQVDVVSPLHARVVLQRPSNGWLFAMTGRVGAMFSPTGVNELGTRPVGTGPYEVLSRTRGDSIVLRARDGYWGKRPAYTTVQLKYYRDPTALNNALLSNGIDVISTVAAPDSIPQFSQDRRFRVIEGTTNGEVVLSFNNRKAPLNDVRVRRALTHAIDRAALLRLAWGGKGMLIGSMVPPTDPWYEDLTGVTPYDPDRARALLREAGVSGLDLRLRIPNLPYAVSASQVVKSYLDKVGVTVRIEPVDFPSVWLKQVFTEHDFDLSIVQHVEARDIASFGNPKYYWGYDNPAVGQLLTVADKGDAAAQDRAMRQVARMIAEDAAACWLFLFPMLIVARTKVTGLPSNEVGESFDLARLGRQ, from the coding sequence ATGCGACGATCATCGAGCCGACTGCGCGGTGTCGCGTCGCTTCTCGTCCTCAGCCTCGTTTTCGCCGGTTGCACGGCAGGCAACCTGGCCACCGCGCCGGCCGATCCGAACACCGTCAGCATCGGATTCACCGCTGAGCCGCAGAACTTCGACTTCACCCGCACCGACGGCGCCGCGATCTCGCAGGTGCTGCTCGGCAACGTCTACGAGGGCCTGGTGCGGCGGGACGACGGCGGCCGGATCGTGCCAGGGCTGGCCGAGAAGTGGGAGATCAGTCCGGAGGGGACGGTCTACGACTTCTGGCTGCGGCCCAACGTGCGCTTCGCCAACGGGGCGCCGTTCACCGCCGAGGACGTGAAGTTCAGCCTGGAGCGGGTGCGCACCGACTGGGCGGTCTCCCTGAAGTCCACAATGGACGTTCTCAAGCAGGTCGACGTGGTCTCACCGCTGCACGCCAGGGTGGTGCTGCAGCGGCCGAGCAACGGCTGGCTGTTCGCGATGACCGGGCGGGTCGGCGCCATGTTCAGCCCGACCGGGGTCAACGAGCTGGGCACCCGGCCGGTGGGCACCGGGCCGTACGAGGTGCTCTCCCGGACCAGGGGTGACTCCATCGTGCTGCGGGCCAGGGACGGCTACTGGGGAAAACGGCCCGCTTACACCACCGTGCAGCTGAAGTACTACCGCGATCCGACCGCGCTGAACAACGCGCTGCTGAGCAACGGCATCGACGTGATCTCCACCGTCGCCGCGCCGGACTCGATCCCGCAGTTCAGCCAGGACCGCCGGTTCCGGGTGATCGAGGGCACCACCAACGGCGAGGTCGTGCTCTCCTTCAACAACCGCAAGGCCCCGCTCAACGACGTCCGGGTGCGGCGTGCGCTGACCCACGCCATCGATCGGGCCGCGCTGCTGCGCCTGGCCTGGGGTGGCAAGGGCATGCTGATCGGCAGCATGGTGCCGCCGACCGACCCCTGGTACGAGGACCTCACCGGCGTCACCCCCTACGACCCGGACCGGGCGCGGGCGCTGCTGCGCGAGGCCGGGGTGAGTGGGCTGGACCTGCGGCTGCGCATCCCGAACCTGCCGTACGCGGTCTCCGCGTCCCAGGTGGTGAAGTCCTACCTGGACAAGGTCGGGGTGACGGTGCGGATCGAGCCGGTGGACTTCCCCTCGGTGTGGCTGAAGCAGGTGTTCACCGAGCACGACTTCGACCTGTCCATCGTGCAGCACGTCGAGGCCAGGGACATCGCCAGCTTCGGCAACCCGAAGTACTACTGGGGCTACGACAACCCGGCGGTGGGCCAGCTGCTGACCGTTGCCGACAAGGGCGACGCCGCGGCCCAGGACCGGGCGATGCGGCAGGTCGCGCGGATGATCGCCGAGGACGCCGCGGCCTGCTGGCTGTTCCTGTTCCCGATGCTGATCGTGGCCAGGACCAAGGTCACCGGCCTGCCGAGCAACGAGGTCGGTGAGTCCTTCGACCTGGCCCGGCTGGGCAGGCAGTGA
- a CDS encoding DNA-3-methyladenine glycosylase has product MTTLDLSADPILTARRLLGCHLTANGITARITEVEAYWGAKDPASHSYRGKTPRNEVMFGPPGHLYVYFVYGLHFCANVVCLTDGDPGAVLLRAAEITDGLDLARANRPAAKTEADLARGPANLCTALGITREHNGADLLSATSPVRLTPATEVPESQVEAGPRVGIAVAMDLPWRFWLAGNRTVSAYRRGGKKR; this is encoded by the coding sequence ATGACCACCCTCGACCTCTCCGCCGACCCGATCCTCACCGCCCGCCGCCTGCTCGGCTGCCACCTCACCGCCAACGGCATCACCGCCCGCATCACCGAGGTCGAGGCATATTGGGGCGCAAAGGATCCGGCCTCGCATAGCTACCGCGGCAAGACCCCGCGCAACGAGGTCATGTTCGGCCCGCCCGGCCACCTCTACGTCTACTTCGTCTACGGCTTGCACTTCTGCGCCAACGTCGTCTGCCTCACCGACGGTGACCCAGGAGCCGTCCTGCTCCGCGCCGCCGAGATCACCGACGGCCTGGACCTGGCCCGCGCGAACCGCCCTGCCGCCAAGACCGAAGCCGACCTCGCCCGCGGCCCGGCCAACCTGTGCACCGCGCTCGGCATCACCCGCGAGCACAACGGCGCCGACCTGCTCTCCGCGACCTCCCCGGTGCGCCTGACCCCGGCCACCGAGGTTCCCGAGTCCCAGGTCGAAGCGGGCCCCAGAGTCGGCATCGCGGTGGCCATGGACCTCCCCTGGCGGTTCTGGCTCGCCGGAAACCGGACAGTCAGCGCGTATCGCCGCGGCGGCAAGAAAAGATAA
- the tyrS gene encoding tyrosine--tRNA ligase has product MSEHILDELSWRGLIAQTTDIDALRRDLDAGPLTLYCGFDPTAPSLHAGNLIPLLGLRRFQRAGHRPIVLAGGATGMIGDPRDNGERSLNTEATVAEWTERIRGQLERFVDFDDSPTGALVENNLSWTEGMSAISFLRDVGKHFSVNVMLGRETVKRRLESDGMSYTEFSYLLLQSHDYLQLHRKHGCSLQIGGADQWGNIVGGVGLVRSVDRAAVHALTLPLVTDSEGRKFGKSTGGGNVWLDPQLTSPYAWYQYFVNVADADAVRYLRMFTFLGKEEVAEIEQVTADTPHLRTAQKRLAEEFTTLVHGADQTRMVVAASQALFGRGELRELDEQTLTAALSSAGTGQVKLADAPTIVDLLVAAGLSKSRGEARRTVNEGGAYVNNEKVTDEAWQPSADTLLHGRWLVLRRGRRHTAGVDVLH; this is encoded by the coding sequence GTGAGTGAGCACATCCTCGACGAGCTGTCCTGGCGCGGCCTGATCGCGCAGACCACCGATATCGACGCACTGCGGCGCGACCTGGACGCCGGCCCGCTCACCCTCTATTGCGGCTTCGACCCCACCGCGCCGAGCCTGCACGCGGGCAACCTGATCCCGCTGCTCGGCCTGCGCCGATTCCAGCGGGCCGGGCACCGGCCCATCGTGCTGGCCGGCGGAGCCACGGGCATGATCGGCGATCCCCGGGACAACGGCGAGCGGTCCCTCAACACCGAGGCGACCGTGGCCGAGTGGACCGAGCGGATCAGAGGGCAGCTGGAGCGCTTCGTCGACTTCGACGACTCGCCGACCGGCGCGCTGGTGGAGAACAACCTGAGCTGGACGGAGGGCATGTCGGCGATCTCGTTCCTGCGGGACGTCGGCAAGCACTTCTCGGTGAACGTCATGCTCGGCCGGGAGACGGTGAAGCGCCGCCTGGAGAGCGACGGCATGTCCTACACCGAGTTCAGCTACCTGCTGCTCCAGTCGCACGACTACCTGCAGCTGCACCGCAAGCACGGCTGCTCGCTGCAGATCGGCGGCGCCGACCAGTGGGGCAACATCGTCGGCGGCGTCGGCCTGGTCCGGTCGGTCGACCGGGCCGCGGTGCACGCGCTGACGCTGCCGCTGGTCACCGACTCCGAGGGACGCAAGTTCGGCAAGTCCACCGGTGGCGGGAACGTGTGGCTGGACCCGCAGCTGACCTCGCCGTACGCCTGGTACCAGTACTTCGTGAACGTGGCCGACGCCGACGCGGTCCGCTACCTGCGCATGTTCACCTTCCTCGGCAAGGAGGAGGTGGCGGAGATCGAGCAGGTCACCGCGGACACCCCGCACCTGCGCACCGCGCAGAAGCGGCTGGCCGAGGAGTTCACCACCCTGGTGCACGGCGCTGACCAGACCCGGATGGTGGTCGCGGCCAGCCAGGCCCTGTTCGGCCGGGGTGAGCTGCGCGAGCTGGACGAGCAGACGCTGACCGCGGCGTTGAGCTCGGCCGGCACCGGCCAGGTGAAGCTGGCCGACGCGCCGACCATCGTTGACCTGCTGGTCGCGGCCGGCCTGTCCAAGAGCAGGGGAGAGGCCCGCCGCACGGTCAACGAGGGTGGGGCCTACGTCAACAACGAGAAGGTCACCGACGAGGCGTGGCAGCCGTCCGCGGACACCCTTCTGCACGGACGGTGGCTTGTGCTCCGACGTGGCCGCCGTCACACTGCGGGAGTGGACGTCCTGCATTAG
- a CDS encoding DMT family transporter yields MRFTGANTLISIGFVLMWSSGFIGAKLGTQESGTYTLLMWRFILAAAILLAIQLARRALRLTPRELAVQALVGLLGQGVYLIGTVKAVELGVAAGTVALIAALQPIASAALAGPVLGERVLASQWVGLAVGLAGVALVVGADLGLNENTPWWAYGLPFLGMAGLVAATLVERRAGAETSLVNALTVQCLVSAALFTLLSLSTGVAAPPAADGFWLAVGWFIVFSTFGGYGFYWLGLRRTSVARMTSLIYLTPPTTMLWAFLMFDETVTALAITGVLICIVSVWLTHWSQSSERAVTRN; encoded by the coding sequence GTGCGCTTCACCGGTGCCAACACCCTGATCAGCATTGGCTTCGTGCTGATGTGGAGTTCCGGATTCATCGGGGCCAAGCTCGGTACCCAGGAATCCGGCACCTACACCTTGCTGATGTGGCGGTTCATCCTCGCCGCCGCGATTCTCCTCGCCATCCAGCTGGCCCGGCGCGCACTCCGCCTGACCCCGCGCGAGCTCGCCGTCCAGGCACTGGTCGGCCTGCTCGGCCAGGGTGTCTACCTGATCGGCACGGTCAAGGCCGTCGAGCTGGGCGTGGCCGCGGGCACCGTCGCGCTGATCGCGGCCCTGCAACCCATCGCCTCCGCGGCCCTGGCCGGACCGGTGCTGGGCGAACGGGTGCTGGCCAGCCAGTGGGTCGGCCTCGCGGTCGGCCTGGCCGGCGTGGCCTTGGTCGTGGGCGCCGACCTCGGCCTCAACGAGAACACTCCCTGGTGGGCCTATGGCCTGCCGTTCCTCGGCATGGCCGGACTGGTCGCCGCCACCCTGGTCGAGCGCAGGGCAGGCGCGGAAACCAGCCTGGTCAACGCGCTCACCGTGCAGTGCCTGGTCAGCGCCGCCCTGTTCACCCTGCTCAGCCTGAGCACTGGCGTCGCGGCCCCGCCGGCCGCCGACGGGTTCTGGCTGGCCGTCGGCTGGTTCATCGTCTTCTCCACCTTCGGCGGCTACGGCTTCTACTGGCTCGGCCTGCGCCGCACCAGCGTGGCCCGGATGACCAGCCTGATCTACCTCACCCCGCCGACGACCATGCTCTGGGCATTCCTGATGTTCGACGAAACCGTCACCGCGCTCGCCATCACCGGCGTGCTCATCTGCATCGTCTCCGTCTGGCTCACCCACTGGTCGCAATCCAGCGAGCGGGCCGTTACGCGCAACTGA
- a CDS encoding HAD-IA family hydrolase, with the protein MTGPAAVLLDLDGVLVDSMPAIRQALTEWSVARGFPPELANRLAHGRRTVDLVRLLTPELDEAAEVAAITALEAAGCRAVRPIRGAAGFLAGLGQTPWAVVTSGLRQVSLAKLTAAGLPIPEVLVCAEDVLLSKPDPECYLRAARELGAEPGECLVVEDALAGFEAARAAGMDCVGLGPAAVDYPGELRARIADLTELQPITTGEERT; encoded by the coding sequence ATGACCGGTCCCGCCGCGGTGCTGCTCGACCTGGACGGCGTGCTGGTGGACTCCATGCCCGCCATCCGCCAGGCACTGACCGAGTGGTCGGTGGCCCGGGGGTTCCCGCCGGAGCTGGCCAACCGGCTCGCGCACGGCAGGCGCACCGTGGACCTGGTCCGCCTGCTCACCCCCGAGCTGGACGAGGCCGCCGAGGTCGCCGCGATCACCGCGCTGGAAGCGGCCGGGTGCCGCGCCGTCCGGCCGATCCGCGGCGCGGCCGGGTTCCTGGCCGGCCTCGGCCAGACCCCGTGGGCGGTGGTCACCTCCGGCCTGCGCCAGGTGTCCCTGGCCAAGCTCACCGCGGCGGGCCTGCCCATCCCGGAGGTCCTCGTCTGCGCCGAGGACGTGCTGCTGAGCAAGCCGGACCCGGAGTGCTACCTGCGCGCCGCCCGCGAACTGGGCGCCGAACCGGGGGAGTGCCTGGTCGTCGAGGACGCCCTCGCCGGGTTCGAGGCCGCCCGCGCGGCCGGCATGGACTGCGTCGGCCTCGGCCCAGCCGCCGTCGACTACCCCGGCGAGCTGCGCGCCCGGATCGCTGACCTGACCGAACTGCAACCGATCACAACCGGAGAGGAAAGGACATGA
- a CDS encoding class I SAM-dependent methyltransferase: protein MKREWEERFSKSLFRSAAEAAITGNRLSVVDVGSGTGDALHLLEGALKHHRRPPLIDYLGLDLDPDMVEVARDLHRDRPRVEFAMADIRDGVPDRPTELYLASGVPYSHLTREELTAVLADITATVRRHRTRSVVVLDVLGRYSMEWEPYWDFDRWTYAMTFFQGGEPAPEAKMSFYGQSDLATVIADGTRHGGLLPVRVEYFDRSIGVGRHTVTGAFNPALPPYRELVNRLFAGDVTVSLPDLRIEDPCGEAPPEVLNFFTGFATRWNERLWHCAEVESTRWASAASRTRLARQLRDVEFSAQRGLGAGHSLICLLHLDGSTR, encoded by the coding sequence GTGAAACGAGAATGGGAGGAACGCTTCTCGAAGTCCCTTTTCCGGTCCGCCGCCGAAGCGGCCATCACCGGCAACCGGCTCAGCGTCGTCGACGTCGGCAGCGGCACCGGCGACGCGCTCCACCTGCTGGAGGGCGCGCTCAAGCACCACCGCCGCCCGCCGCTCATCGACTACCTCGGCCTTGATCTGGACCCGGACATGGTCGAGGTCGCCAGGGACCTGCACCGCGACCGCCCCCGCGTCGAGTTCGCCATGGCCGACATCCGCGACGGCGTCCCCGACCGGCCGACCGAGCTGTACCTCGCCAGCGGCGTGCCCTACTCGCACCTCACCCGCGAGGAGCTGACCGCGGTGCTGGCCGACATCACCGCCACGGTGCGCCGCCACCGGACCCGCTCGGTCGTGGTGCTGGACGTGCTCGGCCGGTACTCCATGGAATGGGAGCCCTACTGGGACTTCGACCGCTGGACCTACGCGATGACCTTCTTCCAGGGCGGCGAACCGGCCCCGGAAGCCAAGATGTCCTTCTACGGCCAGTCCGACCTGGCCACCGTCATCGCGGACGGCACCCGGCACGGCGGCCTGCTACCGGTGCGGGTGGAGTACTTCGACCGCTCCATCGGCGTCGGCAGGCACACCGTCACCGGCGCGTTCAACCCGGCGCTGCCGCCCTACCGCGAGCTGGTCAACCGCCTCTTCGCCGGTGACGTCACCGTCTCCCTGCCGGACCTGCGCATCGAGGACCCGTGCGGGGAGGCGCCGCCGGAGGTGCTCAACTTCTTCACCGGCTTTGCCACCCGCTGGAACGAGCGGCTCTGGCACTGCGCCGAGGTCGAGTCCACCAGGTGGGCCAGCGCGGCCAGCCGCACCCGGCTGGCCAGGCAGCTGCGCGACGTGGAGTTCAGCGCGCAGCGCGGACTCGGCGCCGGGCACTCGCTGATCTGCCTGCTGCACCTCGACGGCAGCACCCGATGA